One Bythopirellula goksoeyrii genomic window, TGCTGCTCGGTGGCTTGCTCGTGAACTAGACCGACCCCTTCTTATGCTCGACTTGTCGGCGGTGATGAGTAGCTACCTTGGGCGCACCGGCTCCAATGTTCGTCACGTACTTGACTACGCCAAAGGTGTGCCGTGTGTGTTGCTGCTCGATGAACTTGACGCGATTGCCAAACGACGTGACGATCATCAAGAACTGGGCGAACTAAAAAGACTTGTTACGGTCCTGTTGCAAGAGATTGATGACTGGCCCGAAGGCAGACTTCTTGTTGCCGCCAGCAATTATCACGAGTTGCTAGACCCAGCTGTGTGGCGTCGATTTGACGTTCACATCGAGTTTGAACTTCCGCCCCGCGATGCGGTGGAGCAAGCATTAAAACTGTTCGTTGAGGAAGGCACCGTCCTAGATGAGGTCTGGTTGCCAGCATTGACCGAAGTGCTTCTCGGACAGTCTTATAGTGACATCGAACGCCAGATTAAACTACTTCGCAGGCAGGCAGTGTTGAAGGACTGCTTACTTTCAGACCTTTTCCCGATACTCATTCATCAGCACATTGATAACCATTCCAAAGTAACTAAAAAAGAAATTGCTCTAAGGCTTAACGAAGCCGGTCTGTCGCAGCGAGCAATCAACGATCTTACCGGACTAAGTCGAGACACGCTTCGAAAACTACATAGCGCAGATTAGGGGTGACCATGGCAAAGAAACCTAACTTTCTTCTTGGTAACGGCCATCGCCTCACCTCACCGGTGAATATCAGCAAAGCGATGGAATCGAAGGATCCCCCTTATGGCTTAAACGATGCCAAAACTCGGCTGGCACCCCAGTTTGCCGTCGCTGCCAGCTCACTTGCCGCACTGCCCGAGGAAGCCTGCCCCGATGGATACTCAGTCGGAATTGTCACCCTGCATCCACAGTTCACGGCCAAGTCATACTTTCCCGGCGACTTGCTACGGGAAGCAAGAATGGAAGCAATTGGATCTCGCCCAGCAAGAACGACTCCCGAAAAATGGACGAAACAAGGCGACCCTGAAGAATCGCCGACTACCGAATTGTTCGTTGCAGGAAGAAGGGAAGACTTTGATCGATTTGCAAAAGGAATTCCCAATCTCAGTAAGACTGACAGAAGCTCACGAGATTTGTTCAAGATTGAAAACTTTCGGGCACCGCAAGCAAAAGACCGCGTGCAGAGACTTCGCAAACGTACGGCGGAGCCAATGCTGGAAGTGGTGCTGCACACGTCAGGCATTCCCAGGCCGAGTCGAATTCTCGAAGCCTTTGAATTCTATGCAGAGTCTTTGGGCCTTGATCCAATCATGGACCGTCGCTTTGACGTAAGTGGTCTGTGTTTTCTACCGGTGCGTGCCCCACGTCAATTGATTGACGACCTTAGTCAGTTTTCATTTCTGCGCACCATTCGCGAAATGCCAGGTTTGAGACCGCTTCGCCCCATTATCCGAGCGTCCGCCAAAACAAAGCCATTTCCTGTAACGCTTCCCAATTCGCAGCCTCTCGACAAGCAGCTTCGGGCCGCCGTATTTGATGGTGGTATCTCTACGGACTTGCACAACACTCCATTCGCGGTAGCTCATGACCCTGAAGGGATCGGCCCAGCAGTCGATGGTTACGTCGATCACGGAACTGGAGTGACATCCGCAGTACTGTTTGGCCCAATAATCAAAGGAATCGAGCTATCTCAGCCTTATGGCACGGTCGATCACTTCCGAGTGCTCGATAAACATACCACCAAAGATCCGCTGGAGTTATACGATGCTTTGAACCATATCAAGAATGTTTTGCAATCTCGCAAATACCAGTTTATCAATCTCAGCATCGGCCCAGCCCTCCCGATTGAAGATTACGACGTGCATGCTTGGACCGCCGTGCTTGATTCCGTACTCTCAGATGGTGAAACGCTGACAACGATCGCTGTCGGCAATGAGGGAGAACAGGATCACGAATCCGGTAATGCCCGAGTGCAGGTTCCATCGGACTCGGTCAACGCCCTTGCAATTGGAGCGGCCGATAGTCGTAGCGATACGTGGAACCGTGCCCCCTACAGCTGCATCGGCCCAGGTAGAAGTCCAGGATTGATCAAACCTGAAGTCATCGCGTTTGGTGGTTGCGGGAGCGAACCGTTTTTCGTTTTAGACCAGTCAACGACAATTGCAACACCCGATGCAGGAACAAGCTATGCTTCTCCCTATGCCCTTCGTATGGGCATGGGAGTTCGTGCCCATTTTGGAAACAGTTTGTCCATGCTGGCGATCAAGTCTCTGCTCGTTCACTGCTCTGAACCCAGCAGCGAGTTATCGGTGCATGAAATTGGCTGGGGACGAGTCGCACAAGATTTAGACTCCCTGGTGATTTGCCCAGACGGGCATGCACGAGTCGTCTATCAAGGCGTACTAACTCCAGGGCTGTATCTTCGCACACCTGTTCCGCTGCCATCAGGAAGTCTGCAAGGCATGGTCACGCTGACGGCCACGTTTTGCTTTGCCTGCCAAACGGATCCAGAAGATCCCGGCAATTACACTCGCGGTGGTCTTGATGTGACGTTTCGCCCCCACGCCCATAAATTTGATGAAGACGCTGTTCACCCAAAATCCAAGAGCTTTTTCCGTCGCACCGATTTTGATACCGAAAAAGAGCTTCGACTGGACGCTCACAAATGGGAGACCACGCTTCATCGTCAACAGCGATTTCAGTCTCGCACTCTTAAAGACCCTATTTTCGATGTCCACTATCAAGTTCGTGAAGCTGGCAAGCCAACCGTCGGTGACAAAATTAAGTACGCATTGATCATCACCGTTTCTGCACCAAAAGTCACCAATTTGTATGAAAGGATTGTTCAGCGTTACCAAACACAGCTTGAACCGATCATGCCCGTGATCGAAGTGCCAATTCGAGTTCGGTGAGACCACTTGCTAAATTGCCGGATTTCGTCGGAAAGAGTGCCGAGTTACTCATTCCGCACCGCAAAGAACCGATTATGCTCGACGTGGCCCGTGTCGACCTCCTCAGGCATAGTCCTCCCAACAGGGAACCAGTCGTGCAAAAATAACCACCAAAGAACCAAGTAGATTAACTAGGTGGAAATGATTTCAGTCATCCGCATGCTGATCGACTTGCTGTTCCCTCACCACCCTTCTTCCTCATCATCGTCCTCCTCTTCCAAGTTTCGCTTCCACCAATTCGCATCGGCATCCGACATCCTCAAAGGGGCATGGCGACAGAGTCAGTCCCTACTGAAAGTGACTTTGATGCGAGTTTGTAAGTAGGCAGTTCCATGTCAAGAAAGCGCGATTGGAACCACGATTGCGACCCAGCAGTTCTCCGGTCGCTAGCGTTGCTTGAGAGCCTATCCTAGGTAAGAGAGGTGCTGCTCGGTGTCCACAAATCGTCAAGCCACCGGTTTCTGCCAGGTCATGTTCGAGTAGTTCGAGGAAGCGTCAAAGTAT contains:
- a CDS encoding AAA family ATPase, which codes for MDEQSEKSKDLVQLARLALAGRPQDVQTYVTRMSRKYQKLVPELGQQLKDLLKAAPTRKSPLRNEAMATVPHDRDSHLDLLRIESTGLLEHEPIWQTHIEESLRQIVMEHQHADSLHGRGLAPTRTAIFTGPPGVGKTLAARWLARELDRPLLMLDLSAVMSSYLGRTGSNVRHVLDYAKGVPCVLLLDELDAIAKRRDDHQELGELKRLVTVLLQEIDDWPEGRLLVAASNYHELLDPAVWRRFDVHIEFELPPRDAVEQALKLFVEEGTVLDEVWLPALTEVLLGQSYSDIERQIKLLRRQAVLKDCLLSDLFPILIHQHIDNHSKVTKKEIALRLNEAGLSQRAINDLTGLSRDTLRKLHSAD
- a CDS encoding S8 family peptidase — protein: MAKKPNFLLGNGHRLTSPVNISKAMESKDPPYGLNDAKTRLAPQFAVAASSLAALPEEACPDGYSVGIVTLHPQFTAKSYFPGDLLREARMEAIGSRPARTTPEKWTKQGDPEESPTTELFVAGRREDFDRFAKGIPNLSKTDRSSRDLFKIENFRAPQAKDRVQRLRKRTAEPMLEVVLHTSGIPRPSRILEAFEFYAESLGLDPIMDRRFDVSGLCFLPVRAPRQLIDDLSQFSFLRTIREMPGLRPLRPIIRASAKTKPFPVTLPNSQPLDKQLRAAVFDGGISTDLHNTPFAVAHDPEGIGPAVDGYVDHGTGVTSAVLFGPIIKGIELSQPYGTVDHFRVLDKHTTKDPLELYDALNHIKNVLQSRKYQFINLSIGPALPIEDYDVHAWTAVLDSVLSDGETLTTIAVGNEGEQDHESGNARVQVPSDSVNALAIGAADSRSDTWNRAPYSCIGPGRSPGLIKPEVIAFGGCGSEPFFVLDQSTTIATPDAGTSYASPYALRMGMGVRAHFGNSLSMLAIKSLLVHCSEPSSELSVHEIGWGRVAQDLDSLVICPDGHARVVYQGVLTPGLYLRTPVPLPSGSLQGMVTLTATFCFACQTDPEDPGNYTRGGLDVTFRPHAHKFDEDAVHPKSKSFFRRTDFDTEKELRLDAHKWETTLHRQQRFQSRTLKDPIFDVHYQVREAGKPTVGDKIKYALIITVSAPKVTNLYERIVQRYQTQLEPIMPVIEVPIRVR